From Streptomyces sp. NBC_00690, a single genomic window includes:
- a CDS encoding APC family permease: MSKLTDLPKRILIGRALRSDRLGETLLPKRIALPVFASDPLSSVAYAPGEVLLVLSVAGFSAYHFSPWIALAVVVLMFTVVASYRQNVHAYPSGGGDYEVATTNLGRRAGLTVASALLVDYVLTVAVSISSGVENLGSAIPFVVENKVLCAVIVIGLLTVMNLRGVRESGKLFAIPTYVFVTGVFIMIAWGAYKGLVLDDTMRAPTAGLEIKAEDEGLAGFALVFLLLRAFSSGCAALTGVEAISNGVPAFRKPKSRNAASTLALMGALAVTMFCGIIGLAMATDVKMAENPAVDLLRNGAPVGDGFVQDPVISQVAAAVFGDGTFFFVLLAAATALVLFLAANTAYNGFPLLGSILAQDRYLPRQLHTRGDRLAFSNGIVMLAGAAAMLVVIYGADSTRLIQLYIVGVFVSFTLSQIGMVRHWNRHLRTERNPAKRRHMIRSRAINGFGAFFTGLVLVVVLATKFTHGAWVALLGMVIFYAVMSAVRRHYDRVSAELAASDEPSDDSVRPSRVHAIVLVSKVHKPTLRALAYAKLMRVDKLEAVSINVDTTETRALLAEWERRNINVPLKILDSPYREITRPVIEYVKGLRRESPRDVVSVVIPEYVVGHWYEHLLHNQSALRLKGRLLFTPGVMVTSVPFQLVSSEAARKRARKRQEWSAPGAVRRGIVDERPKAPAPHHEDE; this comes from the coding sequence GTGTCCAAACTGACCGACCTGCCCAAGCGGATTCTGATTGGCAGGGCGCTGCGGAGCGACCGCCTCGGGGAAACGCTCCTTCCCAAGCGCATCGCGCTCCCGGTCTTCGCCTCCGACCCGCTGTCATCGGTGGCCTATGCACCTGGTGAGGTGCTCCTGGTGCTCTCGGTCGCAGGTTTCTCCGCCTACCACTTCAGCCCCTGGATCGCCCTCGCGGTCGTGGTGCTGATGTTCACGGTGGTCGCGTCCTACCGACAGAACGTGCACGCCTACCCCAGCGGCGGCGGCGACTACGAGGTGGCCACCACGAACCTCGGGCGCAGGGCCGGATTGACGGTGGCCAGTGCGCTGCTCGTCGACTACGTCCTCACGGTCGCGGTCTCCATCTCCTCGGGCGTGGAGAACCTCGGCTCCGCGATCCCGTTCGTGGTGGAGAACAAGGTCCTGTGCGCCGTGATCGTCATCGGGCTGCTGACAGTCATGAACCTGCGCGGCGTGCGGGAGTCCGGAAAGCTCTTCGCGATTCCGACGTACGTCTTCGTCACCGGCGTCTTCATCATGATCGCGTGGGGGGCGTACAAGGGGCTGGTCCTCGACGACACCATGCGTGCACCGACCGCGGGTCTGGAGATCAAGGCCGAGGATGAGGGGTTGGCCGGATTCGCTCTGGTCTTCCTGCTGCTGAGGGCCTTCTCCTCCGGCTGTGCGGCGCTCACCGGTGTCGAGGCCATCAGCAACGGCGTACCGGCCTTCCGAAAGCCGAAGTCGCGCAACGCCGCCAGCACGCTCGCGCTGATGGGCGCCCTGGCGGTCACCATGTTCTGCGGGATCATCGGGTTGGCAATGGCCACGGACGTCAAGATGGCCGAGAACCCGGCCGTGGATCTGCTGCGCAACGGCGCGCCGGTCGGGGACGGCTTCGTACAGGATCCGGTGATCTCCCAGGTCGCCGCCGCCGTCTTCGGTGACGGCACCTTCTTCTTCGTCCTGCTGGCGGCGGCAACCGCCCTCGTGCTGTTCCTGGCCGCGAACACCGCGTACAACGGCTTCCCGCTGCTCGGCTCGATACTGGCGCAGGACCGCTACCTCCCCCGCCAACTGCACACCCGCGGCGACCGGCTCGCGTTCTCCAACGGCATCGTGATGCTCGCGGGCGCCGCGGCGATGCTCGTCGTCATCTACGGCGCCGACTCCACCCGGCTGATCCAGCTGTACATCGTCGGTGTCTTCGTGTCCTTCACGCTCAGCCAGATCGGCATGGTCCGACACTGGAACCGCCATCTGCGCACCGAACGCAATCCGGCCAAGCGCCGCCATATGATCCGCTCCCGGGCCATCAACGGCTTCGGGGCCTTCTTCACCGGTCTGGTCCTCGTCGTGGTGCTCGCGACCAAGTTCACCCACGGCGCCTGGGTGGCGCTCCTCGGCATGGTGATCTTCTACGCGGTGATGAGCGCGGTCCGGCGGCACTACGACCGCGTTTCGGCCGAGCTCGCGGCATCCGACGAGCCGAGCGATGACAGCGTGCGACCGTCGCGGGTGCACGCCATCGTGCTCGTGTCGAAGGTCCACAAGCCCACCCTGCGGGCTCTGGCCTACGCCAAGCTGATGCGCGTCGACAAGCTGGAGGCCGTCAGCATCAACGTGGACACGACCGAGACCCGGGCCCTCCTGGCGGAGTGGGAGCGCCGCAACATCAATGTGCCGCTGAAGATCCTCGACTCCCCCTACCGGGAGATCACCCGCCCGGTGATCGAATACGTCAAGGGGCTGCGGCGGGAGAGCCCGCGGGACGTGGTCAGCGTGGTCATCCCGGAGTACGTGGTGGGCCACTGGTACGAACACCTCCTGCACAACCAGAGCGCCCTGCGGCTCAAGGGGCGGCTGCTCTTCACCCCCGGGGTGATGGTGACGTCGGTGCCGTTCCAGCTGGTGTCGTCGGAGGCGGCCCGCAAGCGGGCGCGCAAGCGGCAGGAGTGGAGCGCGCCGGGCGCCGTGCGTCGGGGCATCGTGGACGAGCGCCCGAAGGCACCCGCCCCCCACCACGAAGACGAGTGA
- a CDS encoding potassium channel family protein: MHIVIMGCGRVGAALAQTLEKQGHTVAVIDRDPTAFRRLGSGFGGRRVTGVGFDQDTLREAGIEDAGAFAAVSSGDNSNIIAARVAREMFGIDHVAARIYDPRRAEVYQRLGIPTVATVRWTADQMLRRLLPSGAEPLWRDPSGGVQLAEVHTAPSWIGQKVSRLQDETGVRVAFLTRLGEAVLPTSQTVIQEGDLVHVMMRTDEIEKVEAAFAEGPEEGEH, from the coding sequence GTGCACATCGTCATCATGGGGTGCGGGCGGGTGGGAGCCGCTCTTGCCCAAACCCTGGAGAAGCAGGGGCACACGGTCGCCGTCATCGACCGGGACCCCACGGCCTTCCGCCGTCTCGGCTCCGGATTCGGTGGCCGGCGCGTCACCGGAGTCGGGTTCGACCAGGACACCCTGCGCGAAGCGGGGATCGAGGACGCGGGAGCCTTCGCCGCCGTCAGCAGTGGCGACAACTCCAACATCATCGCCGCCCGGGTGGCGCGCGAGATGTTCGGCATCGACCATGTCGCCGCCCGTATCTACGACCCGCGCCGGGCCGAGGTGTACCAGCGCCTCGGCATTCCCACCGTCGCCACGGTCCGTTGGACCGCCGACCAGATGCTGCGCCGACTCCTGCCGTCCGGCGCCGAGCCCCTGTGGCGTGACCCCAGCGGCGGGGTGCAACTCGCCGAGGTCCACACCGCACCCTCCTGGATCGGACAGAAGGTCAGCCGGCTCCAGGACGAGACGGGCGTGCGGGTGGCCTTTCTCACCCGGCTGGGGGAGGCGGTCCTGCCGACCTCGCAGACGGTGATCCAGGAAGGCGACCTCGTCCACGTCATGATGCGCACGGACGAGATCGAGAAGGTCGAGGCGGCCTTCGCCGAAGGCCCCGAGGAGGGCGAACACTGA